One genomic window of Choloepus didactylus isolate mChoDid1 chromosome 27, mChoDid1.pri, whole genome shotgun sequence includes the following:
- the KLK10 gene encoding kallikrein-10 isoform X2, protein MRPPYLRLSAASGPWIPKKLLLPLLMAQLWASVAALLPGNDTDLDTALSGAQCARGSQPWQVSLFNGLSFHCAGVLVDKSWVLTAAHCWNNKPLWARVGDDHLLLLQGEQLRRTIHPVPHPKYRLGSGPLLPRRTDEHDLMLLKLARPAMLGTRVQVVRLPYRCAQPGDQCQIAGWGTTATRRVKYNRGLSCSRVTILSPKQCEVFYPGVVTNNMLCAGLDQGRDPCQHPAVYTQICKYINWIEKTIRTN, encoded by the exons ATGAGACCCCCGTACCTCCGCCTCTCCGCCGCCTCTGGCCCCTGGATCCCGAAGAAGCTGCTGCTACCGCTGCTGATGGCGCAACTCTGGG CCTCAGTGGCGGCGCTGCTCCCCGGAAATGACACCGACTTGGACACTGCGCTCTCCGGCGCCCAGTGCGCGCGCGGCTCGCAGCCCTGGCAGGTCTCCCTCTTCAATGGTCTCTCCTTCCACTGCGCGGGCGTCCTGGTGGACAAGAGTTGGGTGCTCACGGCCGCGCACTGCTGGAACAACAA GCCACTGTGGGCTCGAGTTGGGGACGACCATCTGCTGCTCCTCCAGGGCGAGCAGCTCCGTCGGACCATTcaccctgtcccccaccccaagtACCGGCTGGGATCAGGCCCACTCCTGCCAAGACGCACTGATGAGCATGACCTCATGCTGCTGAAACTGGCCAGGCCTGCCATGCTGGGGACTCGTGTGCAGGTTGTGCGCCTGCCCTACAGATGTGCGCAGCCTGGAGACCAGTGTCAAATCGCTGGCTGGGGCACCACAGCCACCCGACGGG TGAAGTACAACAGGGGTCTGAGCTGCTCCCGGGTTACTATCCTGAGCCCTAAGCAGTGTGAAGTCTTCTACCCTGGTGTGGTCACCAACAACATGCTGTGTGCTGGACTGGACCAGGGCCGGGACCCTTGCCAG CATCCAGCTGTCTACACCCAGATCTGCAAATACATCAACTGGATAGAGAAAACCATTCGCACCAACTGA
- the KLK11 gene encoding kallikrein-11, with translation MTSLSLIMLALVTGHVGGETRIIKGYECPPHSQPWQVALFQKTRLLCGATLIAPGWLLTAAHCRKPHYIVHLGEHSLQQQDGCEQTRTATESFPHPGFNNSLPNKDHRNDIMLVKMGVPAVITRAVQPLSLPSQCVTAGTRCLISGWGTTTSPKLHLPHTLRCAAITIIGYEECADAYPGNITDTMVCASVREAGKDSCQGDSGGPLVCNRTLQGIISWGQDPCAVTKKPGVYTKVCKYVDWVKETMRKNS, from the exons ATGACGAGTCTGTCATTAATCATGCTTGCTCTGGTGACAG ggcATGTAGGGGGTGAGACCAGGATCATCAAGGGGTATGAGTGCCCCCCTCATTCCCAGCCCTGGCAGGTGGCGCTGTTCCAGAAGACGCGTCTGCTCTGCGGGGCAACCCTCATCGCGCCGGGATGGCTCCTCACAGCAGCGCACTGCCGCAAGCC CCACTACATAGTGCACCTGGGGGAGCACAGCCTCCAGCAGCAGGACGGCTGTGAGCAGACCCGGACAGCCACTGAGTCCTTCCCCCACCCAGGGTTCAACAACAGCCTCCCCAACAAAGACCACCGCAACGACATCATGCTGGTGAAGATGGGGGTGCCAGCTGTCATCACCCGGGCCGTGCAGCCCCTCTCCCTGCCATCGCAGTGTGTCACCGCCGGCACCCGCTGCCTCATTTCCGGCTGGGGCACCACAACCAGCCCCAAGT TGCATCTGCCCCATACTTTGCGATGTGCCGCCATCACCATCATTGGCTACGAAGAATGTGCGGACGCCTACCCTGGCAACATCACAGACACCATGGTCTGTGCCAGCGTTCGGGAAGCAGGCAAGGACTCCTGCCAG GGTGACTCTGGGGGCCCTCTGGTCTGTAACAGAACTCTGCAAGGCATCATCTCCTGGGGCCAGGACCCATGCGCAGTCACCAAAAAGCCCGGTGTCTACACGAAAGTCTGCAAATATGTGGACTGGGTCAAGGAGACTATGAGGAAGAACAGTTAG
- the KLK10 gene encoding kallikrein-10 isoform X1: MRPPYLRLSAASGPWIPKKLLLPLLMAQLWASVAALLPGNDTDLDTALSGAQCARGSQPWQVSLFNGLSFHCAGVLVDKSWVLTAAHCWNNKPLWARVGDDHLLLLQGEQLRRTIHPVPHPKYRLGSGPLLPRRTDEHDLMLLKLARPAMLGTRVQVVRLPYRCAQPGDQCQIAGWGTTATRRVKYNRGLSCSRVTILSPKQCEVFYPGVVTNNMLCAGLDQGRDPCQSDSGGPLLCDETLQGILSWGVYPCGSSQHPAVYTQICKYINWIEKTIRTN, from the exons ATGAGACCCCCGTACCTCCGCCTCTCCGCCGCCTCTGGCCCCTGGATCCCGAAGAAGCTGCTGCTACCGCTGCTGATGGCGCAACTCTGGG CCTCAGTGGCGGCGCTGCTCCCCGGAAATGACACCGACTTGGACACTGCGCTCTCCGGCGCCCAGTGCGCGCGCGGCTCGCAGCCCTGGCAGGTCTCCCTCTTCAATGGTCTCTCCTTCCACTGCGCGGGCGTCCTGGTGGACAAGAGTTGGGTGCTCACGGCCGCGCACTGCTGGAACAACAA GCCACTGTGGGCTCGAGTTGGGGACGACCATCTGCTGCTCCTCCAGGGCGAGCAGCTCCGTCGGACCATTcaccctgtcccccaccccaagtACCGGCTGGGATCAGGCCCACTCCTGCCAAGACGCACTGATGAGCATGACCTCATGCTGCTGAAACTGGCCAGGCCTGCCATGCTGGGGACTCGTGTGCAGGTTGTGCGCCTGCCCTACAGATGTGCGCAGCCTGGAGACCAGTGTCAAATCGCTGGCTGGGGCACCACAGCCACCCGACGGG TGAAGTACAACAGGGGTCTGAGCTGCTCCCGGGTTACTATCCTGAGCCCTAAGCAGTGTGAAGTCTTCTACCCTGGTGTGGTCACCAACAACATGCTGTGTGCTGGACTGGACCAGGGCCGGGACCCTTGCCAG AGTGACTCAGGTGGTCCCCTGCTCTGTGATGAGACCCTGCAGGGTATCCTTTCCTGGGGTGTCTACCCCTGTGGCTCTTCCCAGCATCCAGCTGTCTACACCCAGATCTGCAAATACATCAACTGGATAGAGAAAACCATTCGCACCAACTGA
- the LOC119521263 gene encoding kallikrein-9: MRLVLICSLLSFLLAEHGWADTRAIGAEECSPNSQPWQAGLFFLTHLFCGATLINDRWLLTAAHCRKPYLWVRLGEHHLWQWEGPEQLFRVTDFYPHPGFNKDLSAHDHNDDIMLIRLPRRARLSHTVQPLNLSETCVSPGTQCLISGWGAVSSPEVQYPETLQCANISILDPKLCHHAYPGHISDSMLCAGLWEGGRGSCQGDSGGPLVCNGTLAGVVSGGAEPCSRPRRPAVYTSVCRYVDWIRKTMEEN, translated from the exons ATGAGGCTGGTATTGATCTGCTCTCTGCTCTCTTTTCTCCTGGCAG AGCACGGCTGGGCAGACACCCGCGCCATCGGGGCGGAGGAGTGCAGCCCCAACTCGCAGCCCTGGCAGGCCGGCCTCTTCTTCCTCACCCATCTATTCTGCGGGGCGACCCTCATCAACGACCGCTGGCTGCTCACCGCCGCCCACTGCCGGAAGCC GTATCTGTGGGTCCGTCTCGGGGAGCATCATCTCTGGCAGTGGGAGGGTCCAGAGCAGCTGTTCCGGGTCACGGACTTCTACCCCCACCCCGGGTTCAACAAGGACCTCAGTGCCCACGACCACAACGATGACATCATGCTGATCCGTCTGCCCAGGCGGGCGCGCCTGAGTCACACTGTGCAGCCCCTCAACCTCAGTGAGACCTGTGTCTCCCCAGGCACCCAGTGCCTCATCTCAGGCTGGGGGGCCGTGTCCAGCCCCGAGG TGCAGTACCCAGAAACGCTGCAGTGTGCCAACATCAGCATCCTGGATCCCAAGCTCTGCCATCACGCATACCCAGGCCACATCTCGGACAGCATGCTCTGTGCCGGCCTGTGGGAGGGGGGCCGCGGCTCCTGTCAG GGTGACTCTGGAGGCCCCCTGGTTTGCAATGGGACCCTGGCGGGCGTGGTGTCTGGGGGTGCAGAGCCTTGCTCCAGACCCAGGCGTCCTGCCGTATACACCAGCGTATGCCGCTACGTGGACTGGATCCGAAAGACCATGGAAGAAAACTGA